A window of the Kosakonia radicincitans DSM 16656 genome harbors these coding sequences:
- the pqiA gene encoding membrane integrity-associated transporter subunit PqiA: MCEHHHATRHILCSQCDMLVALPLLQHGHKATCPRCGTTLTTEWDAPRQRPTAYAIVALFMLLLANLFPFVNMQVAGVASEVTLLEIPGVLFSEDYASLGTFFLLFVQLVPAFCLVTILLLVNRVPMEFRLRVNLARVLFQLKSWGMAEIFLAGVLVSFVKLMAYGDIGIGSSFIPWCLFCLLQLRAFQCVDRHWLWDDIAPAPQPQQALRVGVPGIRQGLRSCPCCTAIVAIDQPVCPRCHTRGHARRRNSIQWTLALLMTAMMLYLPANILPIMVTDLLGDRMPSTILAGVILLWSEGSYPVALVIFIASIMVPTLKMIGIAWLCIDAKGHGRRDCERMHFIYEVVEFVGRWSMIDVFVIAVLSALVRMGGLMNIYPAMGALMFALVVIITMFAAMTFDPRLSWDREPQTHHEESLEHGE; the protein is encoded by the coding sequence ATGTGTGAACACCACCACGCCACACGGCACATTCTTTGTTCGCAATGTGACATGCTGGTGGCGCTGCCGCTGTTGCAGCATGGTCATAAAGCGACTTGTCCGCGCTGTGGCACGACACTGACAACCGAATGGGACGCGCCCCGGCAGCGTCCCACGGCTTATGCCATTGTGGCATTGTTCATGTTGTTGCTCGCCAACCTTTTTCCTTTCGTTAATATGCAGGTCGCCGGTGTCGCCAGCGAGGTCACACTGCTGGAAATTCCCGGCGTGCTCTTTTCTGAAGATTACGCCAGCCTTGGCACTTTCTTCCTGCTGTTCGTACAACTGGTTCCGGCATTCTGCCTGGTGACTATCCTGCTGTTGGTGAATCGTGTGCCGATGGAGTTCCGTCTGCGCGTTAATCTGGCGCGGGTGTTATTCCAGCTAAAAAGTTGGGGAATGGCGGAGATCTTCCTCGCAGGCGTGCTGGTGAGTTTTGTCAAGCTGATGGCCTATGGTGATATTGGCATTGGCAGCAGTTTTATTCCCTGGTGTCTGTTCTGTCTGTTGCAATTGCGCGCTTTCCAGTGCGTTGATCGTCACTGGTTGTGGGATGACATTGCGCCCGCGCCGCAGCCGCAACAGGCATTGCGCGTCGGTGTGCCGGGGATCCGTCAGGGGCTGCGTTCCTGCCCGTGCTGTACGGCGATTGTCGCGATCGATCAACCTGTGTGCCCGCGCTGCCACACGCGTGGACACGCCCGACGGCGCAACAGTATCCAGTGGACGCTGGCGCTGTTGATGACTGCGATGATGCTCTATCTGCCTGCCAATATTTTGCCGATCATGGTGACTGACCTACTGGGCGATCGCATGCCATCGACCATTCTCGCCGGGGTGATTTTGCTGTGGAGCGAGGGTTCTTACCCGGTGGCGTTGGTGATTTTTATCGCCAGTATTATGGTGCCGACGCTGAAAATGATAGGCATTGCCTGGCTCTGTATTGATGCAAAAGGCCATGGCCGACGAGACTGCGAGCGGATGCATTTTATTTATGAAGTGGTGGAGTTTGTCGGGCGCTGGTCAATGATTGACGTGTTTGTGATTGCCGTACTCTCCGCGCTGGTGCGGATGGGCGGGCTGATGAATATTTATCCTGCGATGGGTGCGCTGATGTTTGCGCTGGTCGTTATTATCACGATGTTTGCGGCAATGACTTTCGATCCGCGCTTGAGCTGGGATCGTGAGCCACAAACGCACCATGAGGAGTCGTTAGAGCATGGAGAATAA
- a CDS encoding ABC transporter ATP-binding protein, whose amino-acid sequence MSLISMHGAWLSFSDAPLLDNAELHIEENERVCLVGRNGAGKSTLMKILNREQGLDDGRIVYEQDLIVSRLQQDPPRNVTGSVYDFVAEGISEQAEYLKRYHEISHLVMTDPSDKNLNELAKVQEMLDHHGLWQLEDRINEVLGQLGLEPDMELSALSGGWLRKAALGRALVSGPKVLLLDEPTNHLDIEAIDWLEGFLKTFSGTIIFISHDRSFIRNMATRIVDLDRGKLVTYPGDYDTYLLEKEENLRVEELQNAEFDRKLAQEEVWIRQGIKARRTRNEGRVRALKAMRRERSERREVMGSAKMQVEEASRSGKIVFEMENVNYGVEGKVLVRDFSTQVQRGDKIALIGPNGCGKTTLLKLMLDQLKADSGRVHVGTKLEVAYFDQHRAELDPDKTVMDNLAEGKQEVLVNGKPRHILGYLQDFLFHPKRAMTPVRALSGGERNRLLLARLFLKPSNLLILDEPTNDLDVETLELLEELIDSYQGTVLLVSHDRQFVDNTVTECWIFEGEGRIGQYVGGYHDARGQQAASQAFKQAAAKKTVEVPVTKAGTVKRGSNKLSYNLQRELEQLPQKLEQLEAELSDLQAQVADASFFSQPHDHTQKVLADMAAAEQALEEAFERWEYLEALKNGA is encoded by the coding sequence ATGTCATTAATCAGTATGCATGGCGCGTGGCTGTCGTTCAGCGATGCGCCGCTCCTCGATAATGCTGAACTGCATATCGAAGAAAATGAACGCGTCTGTCTGGTCGGCCGTAACGGCGCAGGTAAATCGACGTTGATGAAGATCCTCAACCGTGAACAGGGCCTGGATGATGGCCGCATTGTTTACGAACAGGATCTGATCGTTTCACGCCTACAGCAGGACCCGCCGCGCAATGTCACCGGTAGCGTCTATGACTTCGTCGCGGAAGGTATTTCTGAACAGGCTGAGTATCTGAAGCGTTATCACGAAATCTCCCATCTGGTGATGACCGATCCGAGTGATAAAAATCTCAATGAACTGGCGAAAGTGCAGGAGATGCTGGATCACCACGGTCTGTGGCAGTTGGAAGATCGTATCAATGAGGTGCTGGGGCAACTCGGTCTGGAGCCGGATATGGAGCTGTCGGCGTTATCCGGTGGCTGGTTGCGTAAAGCGGCGTTGGGCCGTGCGCTGGTCAGCGGGCCTAAAGTACTGCTGCTGGACGAACCGACGAACCACCTGGATATTGAAGCGATCGACTGGCTGGAAGGTTTCCTGAAAACCTTTAGCGGCACCATTATCTTTATCTCGCACGACCGTTCATTTATCCGCAATATGGCGACGCGCATTGTCGATCTCGATCGCGGCAAGCTGGTTACCTATCCTGGCGATTACGATACTTACCTGCTGGAGAAAGAAGAGAACCTTCGCGTTGAAGAGCTGCAAAACGCCGAGTTCGACCGCAAACTGGCGCAGGAAGAAGTGTGGATCCGTCAGGGGATTAAAGCGCGCCGTACCCGTAACGAAGGCCGCGTCCGTGCGCTGAAAGCGATGCGTCGCGAGCGCAGTGAACGCCGTGAAGTGATGGGTAGCGCGAAGATGCAAGTCGAAGAGGCATCTCGCTCCGGCAAAATCGTCTTTGAGATGGAAAACGTTAATTATGGCGTGGAGGGCAAAGTGCTGGTGCGCGACTTCTCTACGCAGGTACAGCGCGGCGATAAAATTGCGCTGATTGGTCCCAACGGCTGCGGTAAAACTACCTTGCTTAAGCTGATGCTGGATCAACTGAAAGCCGACAGCGGCCGCGTGCATGTGGGTACCAAGCTGGAAGTGGCGTACTTCGATCAGCACCGCGCCGAACTTGATCCGGATAAAACGGTGATGGACAACCTGGCTGAAGGCAAGCAGGAAGTGCTGGTAAACGGTAAGCCGCGCCATATTCTGGGATATTTGCAGGACTTCTTGTTCCATCCGAAACGGGCGATGACGCCGGTACGCGCGCTCTCCGGCGGGGAACGCAACCGTCTGTTACTGGCGCGTTTGTTCCTGAAACCCAGCAATCTGTTGATTCTCGATGAACCGACCAACGACCTGGATGTGGAAACGCTGGAGCTGCTGGAAGAGCTGATTGATAGCTATCAGGGCACCGTTCTGTTGGTGAGCCACGATCGTCAGTTTGTGGATAATACAGTGACCGAATGCTGGATTTTCGAAGGCGAAGGCCGGATTGGACAGTATGTGGGCGGTTACCACGATGCCCGCGGTCAGCAAGCGGCTTCACAGGCCTTTAAACAGGCGGCGGCGAAGAAAACGGTGGAAGTTCCAGTAACCAAAGCAGGAACTGTCAAACGCGGTAGTAACAAACTAAGCTATAACCTGCAACGAGAACTGGAACAATTGCCGCAAAAGCTGGAACAACTGGAAGCGGAACTGAGTGATTTGCAGGCTCAGGTCGCCGATGCCAGCTTCTTTAGCCAGCCGCACGATCATACGCAAAAAGTCCTGGCTGACATGGCTGCGGCGGAACAGGCGCTGGAAGAGGCGTTTGAACGCTGGGAGTACCTGGAGGCTTTGAAAAACGGCGCATAA